ACCGAACGAATGCCCAATCACGGGTTATGGAGGAAGTTCTGCTCAAATCGAATATTCAATACAGCATCGTGGGCGGAATTAAGTTCTATGATCGTAAAGAAATTAAGGATATCTTGGCCTATTTAAGGCTGATTGCCAATCCTGATGATGATATCAGTCTGCGTCGTGTCATTAATGTTCCTAAGCGTGGAATTGGCTCAACTTCATTAGATAAAGTGGCGGATTATGCGGCCATGAGTGACTTGTCCATGTATCAAGCTTTGCAGGATATTGAGATGATTGGCTTGAGCGGCAAGGCGGCTAAGGAAGCTAGAGGATTCCGAGACCTCATTCATAACTATACGAATATGCTGGAATACTTATCAGTAACTGAGCTTGTTGAAGAGGTTATTGAGAAAACGGGTTATCGTGATATGTTGAAAATCGAAAAAACAATTGAATCTCAGACAAGACTAGAAAATATTGATGAGTTTTTATCAGTAACTAAATCATTTGAAGCACAAAATGATGATAAAACGCTTGTTGGGTTTTTAACCGATCTTGCCTTAGTGGCAGATATTGATCAACTTGACGATACAGAAGAAGCTCAGGATTCAGTTACCTTAATGACGCTTCACTCAGCAAAGGGGCTTGAATACCCGGTAGTCTTTTTACTAGGACTAGAAGAGGGCGTATTCCCTCACAGCCGTTCGCTGATGGATGACGATGAGATGGAAGAAGAAAGACGGCTGGCCTATGTAGGGATTACCCGTGCCGAAAAAGAGCTGTTTATTTCGAATGCGCAAATGCGGACGTTATACGGCCGGACAAATATGAATCCAGTTTCTAGATTTATTAAAGAAATTCCTGAAGAACTTCTGGAAGACTTACAGCCGCCTAAACCGAAAAAAGTAGAGAAAAGTTTTGGGACAGGTTTGTCAACAAGACCTATTCAATCGGGCGGGTCAAGAAGGACACCATCCTTTGGGAAAGCAGTGACTGCTCCTTCCTCAACAGGGGGCGACGAAATCGGCTGGAAAGTCGGAGATAAAGCTGCACATAAAAAATGGGGTACGGGAACTGTCGTCAGCGTGAAAGGTGAAGGCGAAGGCAAAGAGCTGGATATTGCATTCCCAAGCCCGACAGGCATAAAACGGTTACTTGCTAAGTTTGCTCCAATCGATAAAGCCTAATAATAATAAATCAGAAAGGGATGAATAAATGGATCTGAAAGAGGCTGAAAAGCTGGTTGCTGATTTACAAAATCTCTTAAACCAATACAGTTATGAGTATTATGTGCAAGATAAGCCCTCGGTACCGGATGCTGAATACGATCGGCTGCTGAGAGAACTGATTGAGTATGAGGAAGCTTTTCCTGAATTAAAAACCCCAGATTCACCTACACAGCGTGTGGGCGGTACAATTCTTGACATGTTTGAAAAAGTGGAACATCGTTCACCGATGCTTAGTCTTGGCAATGCATTTAATGAGGATGACCTGCGCGATTTTGATCGGAAGGTTCGCCAAGCAGTTGGGGACAAGTATTCATATGTATGTGAACTGAAAATTGATGGGCTTGCTGTCACTCTGCAGTATGAAGCAGGCTATTTCACCAGAGGAGCAACTCGAGGTGACGGCAGTGTTGGTGAGGATATCACCGAGAATCTTCGTACGATAAAATCGATTCCATTAAAGCTCAAAGAACCGGTTTCTATTGAGGTTCGTGGTGAAGCCTTTATGCCGAAGCGTTCATTTGAAGCACTAAACAAAGCCAAAGATGATCAAGGAGAAGAACCGTTTGCTAATCCGCGTAATGCGGCAGCTGGTTCGCTTCGACAGCTCGATTCAAAACTTGCAGCGAAGCGGAATCTTGATGTTTTCCTGTATGCAATTGCTGATTTGGGCGAAACAGGCGTGGAATCACATAGTGAAGGTCTGGATTTACTAGATCGCTTAGGTTTTAAAACCAATCAAGAACGAAAAAAATGTTCAACCATAGAAGAAGTTCTAACTTATATTGAGGGATGGGTTGAAAGACGTCCTAATCTTGCCTATGATATTGATGGAATTGTTATTAAGGTTGATTCACTACAGCAACAGGAAGAGATGGGGAGAACTGCAAAAAGCCCAAGATGGTCTATTGCTTATAAATTTCCGGCTGAAGAAGTGATTACCACTCTTCGCAGTATTGAATTGAATGTAGGGAGGACAGGTGTTATCACCCCGACTGCTATCTTGGATCCTGTCCGAGTAGCTGGTTCAACTGTTCAGCGGGCAACCCTTCATAATGAAGACTTGATTCGTGAAAAAGATATCAAAATTGGTGATCAGGTCGTTATTAAAAAAGCGGGCGATATTATTCCGGAGGTAGTCAATGTTTTAGCTGACCGTCGTACAGGCGAGGAGATTGACTTCGCCATGCCGACAGAATGTCCAGAATGTAATAGTGAGCTTGTGCGGCTTGAAGGGGAAGTGGCTTTGCGCTGTCTTAATCCTCAGTGTCCCGCACAAATACGTGAAGGATTAATCCATTTTGTCTCTCGTAACGCCATGAATATTGATGGTTTAGGTGAGAAAGTAATCAGTCAATTATTCAGTGAGCACTTAATTCATGACGTTGCCGATCTCTATAAGGTGACGTATGAGCAGCTGATTGGAATGGAACGGATGGGCGAAAAGTCAGCTACGAACTTGCTGAAAGCGATTGAGTCTTCTAAGTCAAATTCACTGGAGCGGTTATTGTTTGGTCTAGGTATTCGACATGTAGGTTCAAAAGCAGCGAAAACGTTAGCACAGTATTTTGAAACAATGGAAGTCTTAAGTCAAGCACAATTAGAAGACTTAACGGCTATTAATGAAATCGGTGAAAAAATGGCGAATGCGGTTGTTGCCTACTTTGAAAATGAGGAAGTACAACTCCTCTTGTCTGAACTAAAAAAAGCTGGAGTCAATTTTTCATACACAGGGCCAAAGCTTGCAGCCATTGAAACCATTGATTCGGTGTTTGCCGGCAAGACGGTAGTATTGACCGGGAAACTCCATCAAATGGGGCGCGAAGAAGCAAAAGAAAAGCTCGAAGCACTTGGGGCTAAAGTGGCTGGCAGTGTTAGTAAGAAAACGGATTTATTAATTGCAGGTGAAGATGCAGGTTCAAAGCTTACGAAAGCGGAAAGCTTGGGAATTGACGTGTGGGATGAAGATAGACTTATTACAGAATTAAAGAGTTAAGAGGGTGTAGGCATGAAAAAAAGCTTTTTTGTGGGGTTAGGTGTTGCACTACTTCTTGCAGGATGTGCACCTCAATTCGATGATGGGGAAGAAGAAATTGTTCAAGATAAAGCTGAAAAAACAGAAAAAGCGATTATTCCTAAGTATCAAATATCCGACGATTATTATAAGATGCTTTTACCTTTTGAAGCTTCACAGGCTCGCGGTTTAGTTGTATCAAATCTAAATACGCGTTATGACATTGAAGAGTTTGAAACAGGATTAATGCGTATTTCGCAAAAGGACTTTAATCAAGATAAGTACTATTTTAAAGAGGGCCAAGTATTAGACAGCAGTACCATCAGTAAGTGGCTAGAACGTAAATATACAAACGAGCAATTAACAGAAAAGAAATTGAAGTCAAGCGACAATCTTGGATTGAACCCGATTGATACAGAAAAGGGTGATATCAAGACTCGTAATGAAAAAAACCCAATCTATCTGGCACATATTCTAGAACATGATTATCTAATTAAGAATAAAGATAATCAAGTTAGTCTTGGTGGAGTTGTAATCGGCCTTGCGCTTAACTCCGTTCATTATTATCAAAAAGAAGAATATGGAGCAACCTACGATACGTCTATTTCAGACCAGAAGATAGAATCAGAGGGGAAAAAGATTGCTGCAGAAGTTCTTAAAAGACTTCGGAAGACAGATGAATTGAAAGACGTGCCGATTACCATTGCACTATTTAAGCAGGTAGAAAAATCATCAGTTATTCCGGGCAGCTTTATGAGCTTTACCCATGTAAGTAAAGACGGAAACAGCATCGGTAAATGGGAGAATGTTGATGAGAAATATTATGTACTTCCTTCAACAGATGCTGAGAAAGAACACCGTGATGATGTTACGATGTTTAAGAAATTTAAGCAAGATGTCGAGGAATATTTCCCGAACTTTAATGGAGTTGTCGGACGTGCCTTTTATGTGGACGATCAGCTGCAAGATCTCAATATAGAAATACCCATTCAATTTTACGGTAACTCTGAGGCAATTGGATTTACTCAATACTTAACGGGCCTTGTGATGGAACATTTCCCTGATTACGTTTCCGTACAGGTATCTGTTACATCCGTGAATGGACCAGAAGCGTTGGTGGTAAAAAAAGCTGGCGAAGATGAACCGTTTGTCCACATTTATAAATAATGAACTATGCCCAGCTTATGCAGCTGGGCTTTCTTTATTATATGGAGCAAGCATGTGGCGCGGTACTGTTGTGGGGGATACCCAAATTAAAAAGGCTGCGAGGGTTCTCGGCAGCCTAACTTTACGCTTCTAGCATAGGGATTCTATCTTTGTATTGATCAATCAGCTTTCTGTTATGTTCCTCAGCACCATCTACATTCCCGCTTTTGAAAATGGGAGGGGTAAAGTGGTTATTCACCATGATTTCTATGGCTTTGACCATAATCCCATTAAGAAGAGCCATTCCAATAATGGTTGAACCACTGCCAAATTGAATGTTCAGGGCTTCTATTTTCATAAGTGCATCGCCTGTTTCAATATGATTATCAATCGATAGATCAGCAGTTTGATATAAGAAAAGACCGGATGGATGCCTTGAAGATTGGGTTTTAGCATAGCTAGGCGAAGTGATTACGATGACATAAGCGCCTTTTTTCTTAGCCATTTGTGCGACTTCAATTGGAACAGGGTTTCTGCCCGAAGTGGATACAACAATCATCACATCTTCGGGCAGAATAGTATGGGTTTCCATGAATTGTTCAGCAATCCCATGTGTTCGCTCTAGTTCCGAGGAGCGTACAGCTCCTTTGTGGAGCATAAAATCTTCTTCTAGAATAGGACTGATAGGGGCTAGTCCGCCTGCACGATAAAAAAGCTCTTCGCCAAACATATGAGAATGACCGCATCCAAACAAATGAATAATTCCATGCTGCTGAATACTTTCTGCTATTTTTTCTGCGGCTTTAGATAGATTGTCTTTTTCATCATGTTCACATACTGCCAATAACGACGTGATACTTTGGAAATATTGACTGATTATCGTAATCTTCCACCCTTCCATTTCAACGTTTCATGTGGATCTTAAACGTATATCGATCAGCACGGTAAGCAGATATAACAAATTCAAATGGCGTTCCATCTTCTAAGAAGGTATTTCTCAAGATGGACATGATGGGAGCACCTGTTTTAATGTTTAAGTATTTTGCCTCTATTGGGCTGGCAAGGGTTGATTCAATAATCTGTGTGGCCTCTTCGATATGATAACCAAGTTTTTCTTCAATATATCCGTATAAGGATTGATTAACAATGGTCTCCGTTAGACCGCTGATCAAATTGGCTGAAATGTAATTCGTTTCTAAGGCCATCGGGACATTATCTGCCAGACGAATTCGTTTAATTTCATAAACGGGTTCATCCTCTTGAATGCTGAGGTGTTGAGAAATCTGACTAGTAGCAGGTATGATTTGAAAGTGAATAAATTCATTACCAGGCTCTAGCCCGCGAGCTTTCATATCTTCCGTAAAGCTGGTTAAACCTTGCAAGGGCTGTTCAAGTTTTCGTTCAGCAACAAAGGTCCCTTTTCCTTGTCGGCGAGATAAATAACCGGCATTCACAAGTTGTGTGAATGCCTGTCTAACCGTCATTCTGCTGATTTGATATTGTTCTGCGTATTCGCGTTCAGCAGGAAGCGAATCACCTGGAGATAAGTCACCTTTTTCAATCAACTGCTTAATATGTTCGGCGAGCTGATAATAAATGGGGATAGGTGAATTCTTATTGATCATGCTTCTCGATACCGGTCCTTCCTGAACGTGCAGCTTCATCAGCGATGATGACCACATTAGGGTGGTTAAGCAGCGCAGACGCAGGAAAATCCTCCGAAATCTTTCCCTCTAAAAGTTGAGACAACGCTTGTCGTTTGTTTTCACCTGATACAAGCAGCAAAATCTCTTTACTCTTCATAATGGTGTTGATGCCCATTGTATTTGCTTTTGTCGGTACTTCTTCTGGAGACTCAAAGTAACGGGCATTGGCTTCAATGGTTGATGGAGCCAATTCAATAATATGAGAATTTGAAGAGAAGGGCGTACCAGGCTCGTTAAAACCAATATGACCATTTTGGCCGATTCCAAGTACTTGGAGATCAATTCCGCCCGCTTCCTTAATTAACTCTTCATATGCCGCAGGTTCGTCCTTTATTGACTCGATTTTTCCATTTGGGACATGTGTATTAGCAGGGTTGATATCAATATGATTAAAGAAGTGTTCGTTCATATAAGAATGGTAACTCTGTGGATTCTCTTTGGCTAGACCGACGTATTCATCTAAATTAAATGTTGTAACATCCTTATAGGAAGTTTTATTTTTTTTGTGGTCTTCTACAAGATATTTATAGGTGCCGACGGGCGTACCTCCAGTTGCGAGACCTAGAATTAGGTTTGGAGACTGCCGAACCTTACTAATGATATAATCCGCAGCTGCTTTACTCATTTCTTGATAATTTGTTACTTCGATGATTTTCATCTTTATTGTCCCCCTTTAGTGAATGCAAGTTCTCCCCGGCAAAATGTCATATATACATCAAGATTATCATCAAGGATAACGATATCCGCATCCTTTCCAATTGCCAGACTTCCTTTTCGATCAAAAATATTTAATTGTTTTGCAGGATTAACCGACGCCATTTCAATGGCATCTGCAAGGGTACATCCTGTATAGGTAATAATATTTTGCAGTGCAGTTCCTAGTTTTAAAATACTGCCTGCAAGGGTTCCATCAGCCAGAACGGCTTTTCCATCTTTAACAATGACATCTTGTCCGCCCAAATCATATTCACCATTTTTCAAACACTTTGCGCGCATGGAATCGGTGATCAATAAAAGCCCGTCTTTTCTTTTAATTTTATAAGCGAGATCTACCATTTCTGGACGAACATGGACTCCATCTACAATGATTTCTGCTTTTAGTTCATCACGTAAAAACACACTGCCAACAACCCCTGGTTCACGGTGATGGAGGCCGCTCATCTGGTTGTATAGATGTGTAACATGATTAGCCCCAGACTCTATGGCTTTATTCACTTCTTCGAAGGTAGCGTCAGAATGTCCAATAGAAGCTACGATTCCGTGAGTGGAAAGGTAGTTCACCATTTCTAATCCACCTGGTCGTTCTGGTGCTAAAGTGACCAGCTTAATCATGTTGTTAGTCAAGAGTTCCCATTTTTTTAATAATGGTAAGTCTGGATCAATGATGTGCTTGAGCGGCTGCGCTCCAGCTTTATCAGGATTTACAAAGGGTCCTTCCAAATGCACTCCCACAATTTCTGCTTTTCCAGTCTCCTGTTTTCCCTGAAGATACTCTCCGACATTCGCTAGTGCCTTTTCAATTTCTTTGGTATCCTGTGTCATCGTTGTCGCTAAGAAGCTTGTAGTTCCTTCTTTTGGAAGGGTGGAAGACATGGTATCTAAGGCCTCTTTTGTAGCATCCATTACATCCGCGCCATTCACGCCATGAATATGAACATCAATAAATCCAGGAACCGCCTTGTAGGTTGAAGGAACGTTGATAATAGTAAACTCTTCTTCATTTTCTAAATTAGTTAGTAAATCAACTTCTGCTATTTTTTCATCTATTATTTTTATGTAGCCGTTCTGTATGAGCTGGCCCTCACTGTATATATCGATTCCTTTAAGTAATACTTGTTTACTCATTAATAAAACTTCCTTTCATGTTTCCCCCATACTTTAACATCTTAGTAATATAGTTGTCTATACCAATTCAGGTATCTGTTGTGATTAGTATTAATTTCCTCTCTATATGGAGAAAATTAATTTAATATCGGGTAGTATAATGACAAGGACAGCTGGTCTAGACATAGGGATGAGAATAATGATATGATGCCCATTATTATGCGCTATCAAACCACAAGAACTTATACATCATAGAGATGGGGATGAAAACAACATGTTAGGTTTTTTACAGAGAATCGGAAAAGCATTAATGCTTCCGATTGCCGTTTTACCAGCTGCGGGATTGTTATTGCGGTTAGGACAAGAAGATCTCTTCAATATACCGTTTATGGCTAATGCAGGAAATGCCATATTTGCTAATTTAGCGTTAATTTTTGCGATCGGTGTTGCGATCGGTTTTGCAAAAGATAGTCATGGAGCTGCTGGTTTATCAGGCGCCATTGGCTATTTAGTTTTGACAGAAGGTGCTAAATCGTTAGATAAAGGTATCGATATGGGTGTTCTTGGCGGAATTATCGCTGGGATAATTGCCGGTCTTTTGTATAATCGATTCCACGGCATCAAGCTGCCAGAATGGCTGGGCTTTTTCAGCGGGAGACGCTTTGTTCCGATAGTGACTTCACTTGCTATGGTCATCTTGGCGGGAATTGCAGGTTTTGCATGGCCGCCTATCCAGGATGCGATAACTGGAGTTGGTAACTGGATTATTGATCTGGGAGCTATTGGATCAGGTATCTTTGGACTGTTAAATAGATTATTAATACCATTAGGGCTGCACCATGTGTTAAATAGCTTATTCTGGTTCCAATTTGGTGAGTTTGCGGGTAAAACGGGAGATATTGCTCGATTCTTTGCAGGTGATCCAACGGCTGGGACATACATGACTGGTTTCTTCCCAATTATGATGTTCGGGCTTCCAGCAGCATGTATGGCGATTATTGCCACAGCTAAACCGGAGAATAGAAAAAAAGTGTCTGGAATGTTTATCGGTTTAGCGTTAACATCGTTTCTTACCGGCATAACAGAACCTATAGAATTTTCATTTATGTTTGTTGCACCACTGCTTTATGGGGTCCATGCAATCTTAACCGGACTTTCCCTATGGGTAACCACATTGTTGGGCATTAAGAGTGGATTTACTTTCTCCGCAGGATTCATTGACTTTGGAATCAATTATAATATCGCACAAAAACCATTACTTTTAATATTGATTGGTGTTATTTATGCGATTATATATTTCGTCATTTTCTACTTTTTAATCAAAGCGTTTAATTTGAAAACACCGGGTAGAGAAGATGACGGTGAACTAGAAGAAGAAGAAGAAACTGTTATCGAAACGGACGTTAACAAACATGAAAAAATGGCTTCTCAGTTTATTCAAGATATCGGAGGGAAAGAAAATATTTCTTCTATCGATAATTGTGCAACAAGGCTTCGACTAAATGTAAATGATATGAGCTTAGTAAGTGATGCTTCACTGAAGGCACATGGTGCAAAAGGAATTATGAAGTTAAATAAGACCAATTTGCAGATAATTGTAGGAACAGAAGTGGAGTTTGTTGCTGACGCAATGAAGAGATTGGATACAGAATCAATCAGAACGGTTACGGAAGAGGAGCCTGCTGCACCCGAACATACAGGATTACTTCCGTTGACTAAACAAGACTTTGTAATGCCTATTGAGGGAGAAATTATTCCACTTGATGAGATTCCTGATCCTGTATTTTCACAGAAGATGATGGGGGATGGGTTTGGTATCATTCCAAGTAAAGGACTGGTTGTTTCTCCTGTCGATGGGGAAATTATTAATGTTTTCCCAACTAAACATGCTGTAGGAATTATGTCTAAACAAGGGTATGAAATTCTAATCCATGTAGGTTTAGAGACGGTAAATCTCAAAGGAGAAGGTTTTACACTGCTCGTCAAACAAGGGGATCACGTATTAAAAGGACAAGATCTTCTGCAATTTGATTTAGAGTTTATAAAGAATCATGCAGCTTCAACGGTAACACCGGTTATCTTTACAAACCTTACAAAACTAGAAATTAAGAAACAAGGGAAAATAGAACAAGGAAACGACGGTATTGTGTCGATTCAATAAAGAGCGGGGAGTAATCAGTCGAAAAATCTGATTGCTCTCCTTTTTTTTAGACAGCATAACTTAGATGCTGTTTATAGGGAAAACTAAATCAAACATAGAATAATTGCTTAATTAGATATTCATCTGGTATAATAATCTGTTATAATTCACTGATTTGCTACTAGGGGCTAAATTAAGGTAAAATAGAGCTGAAGCTTAAATTTTTGAAAAGAGGTTTAGATATGAATAAAGAATCCATTTATGGATTAACATATGATCAACTAACAGAATGGCTGATGAGTCATGGACATAAGAAATTCCGAGCTACACAGGTTTGGGATTGGTTATATAAGAAACGGGTAACTGAGTTTTCCCAAATGAAAAACGTCAGCAAAGAAATTATTCAATTGTTAGAAGATCATTTCGCAATCCAAACATTAGAATTGCATACGAAGCAAGAATCAGCAGATGGAACGATTAAGTTTTTGTTCAAGCTAAAGGACGGAAATTTAATTGAAACGGTTTTAATGAGATTTAAATACGGTTTATCTGTATGTGTGACGACTCAAGTAGGCTGTAACATCGGCTGTAGTTTTTGTGCTAGTGGACTTTTAGCTAAAAGCCGTGATTTAACCAGCGGTGAGATTGTTGAACAGATTATGAACGTTCAACATCATTTAGATAAGGTTGAGAAGGATGAACGAGTTAGTCATATCGTCGTAATGGGAATTGGTGAACCATTTGATAACTTCGTAAACCTTGTGAGTTTCTTAAACGTGGTTAATGATCAAAATGGACTTGCTATTGGTGCCAGACATATTACCGTATCCACAAGCGGGCTTTCAAATAAAATTTATGAATTTGCGGATATGAATACGCAGGTGAATTTGGCTATCTCATTGCATGCACCAAACAATGAACTTAGAACCAGTATTATGAAAATCAACCGTGCTTTCCCATTGGAAAAGTTGATGGATGCTGTGGATTACTATTTAGAAAAAACCAATCGCCGAATTACCTTTGAATACATCATGCTTGAGGGAGTCAATGATCATAAAGAAGAAGCGTTGCAGCTTGCAGCATTACTAAGGAATAAGCGACACTTATCCTATGTGAATTTAATTCCTTATAATCCAGTTGATGAGCATATTCAATATCAGCGAAGTGAGCAAAAATCGATTGAAGAATTTTATGAGACGTTAAAAAAGAAAGGCATTAATTGTGGAATCCGTCATGAAAATGGAACAGACATTGATGCAGCTTGCGGCCAATTAAGAAGTAAACAAATAAAAAAAGCAAAAGCGTAAGAAGCTTTTGCATAAGAAAACAGCCTTCCCGGATAGGGAAGGCTGTTTTTGTGTGTATTATAGTTTAGAAATTACTTTTTCCATTTCATTGAAAGTATCTTGAACTTCTTTATTTGGAATACTAGTCATAAAGCTGACTCCAATGACGGCAATTAGACTTAACGTAAAGCCAGGAATCATTTCATACATGAAGTCGCTTAAACCAGGAATATTCACCCAGACTAACACAGTAACGGCTCCGACTACCATACCAGCCAAGGCTCCCCATTTCGTCATACGTCTCCAATATAAGCTTAATAGAACAGCGGGACCAAATGCAGATCCAAATCCGGCCCATGCATATCCAACTAGGGCAAGTATGGTTTTATTAGGTGTTAGGGCTAATAAAAGGCCAACAATCGCTACTAACAAGACGGAAAGGCGCCCAATTAAAACTAATTCTTTATCAGTTGCATTTCTGCGCAAGAACGTTTTATAGAAATCTTCTGTAAGCGCACTTGACGTAACAAGCAGCTGTGAAGAAATGGTACTCATGATAGCAGCAAGAATAGCGGCTAATAGAAATCCTGTAATGAGTGGATGAAAGAGTACATTCGAAAGAATAACAAAGATGGTTTCAGGATCATCGACGGGAATATTATTTCTTGTAGCATAAACGAGTCCGGATAACCCAGTTAAAAGGGCCCCGAAAACGGACACGATCATCCAAGTCATACCAATCCGGCGTGCAGGTTTTAGTTCTTTCACGGAAGAAATCGCCATAAAACGAACAATTATATGAGGTTGCCCAAAATATCCAAGACCCCAAGCGAGGAATGAAATAATACCGAGTATGCTGGTGCCTCTGAAAATGTCCATAAGATGAGGATCAATTTGTCTCACATCTTGCATTGCGGAAGCGGGTCCGCCGAGCTCGAAAAACGTCACGACAGGTACTAGTATCAGGGCAAGAAACATAATAATACCCTGGACAAAATCAGTTAAACTGACGGCAAGAAAGCCTCCAAATATGGTATACGCGATAACGACTCCTGCCGTTACAAATAATCCGATTTTGTAATCCATATCGAATGAACTTTCAAAAAGGGTACCGCCTGAAACAAATCCAGCAGAGGTGTATAGTGTAAAGAAGATAATAATGATAATAGCAGATACGAAACGTAGAATCCGTGTATGATCCATGAATCGATTCTCGAAATAATCGGGGATGGTAATAGAATCATTTGCTATTTCTGTATAACTCCGAAGTCTAGGTCCTACTAATAAGTAGTTGAAGTAAGCTCCGACCGTTAATCCAATAGCCAGCCAAACACTTGATAAACCGGTTGAATACATGGCTCCTGGAAGTCCCATCAGCATCCAGCCGCTCATATCAGCTGCACCAGCAGATAGTGCGGTAACGGCTGGACCTAATCCGCGGCCTCCTAACATATAACCAGAAATATCTTCTGAAGATTTTTTGTAGGCATATAAGCCAATTAATAGCATGGCTATAAAATAAATAGCCAAAGAAATCATAACGCCTGTTTCCATTCGTTCAGTCACTCTCCTTTGTGTTGTCCATCATCAAATCTTGTGGAAAACGCAGATGAAGGGGTATGGTTTAAAAAAATAACAGACTTTCTAGGTATATTCAACTTTTAAGGAAGAGGGTTATTTTAAAAAAACACGCGTAAAGCCATTCGTATCAAGCGCTAAAGCTTATTCGACAAAAGTATAAGTTTAAATATTCTGACGACAAAAACCGACTTTTTATGATTATTTCCCAGACAATATTTTTATATTTAATGTCGTTATTTACACATATAGTTTGGCAAGAGGTCAATATTCTAGTTTTGATAATAACACTTGTTGCTTTAGAGCGTGAAAGTTTGTTATGATTTACAAGATGATTTTCAAACAAGAAGCGGCTCCAAATGCCGGTTTTTATATATTTCGGAGGTGAAGATTATGTCACGTATTTCCATGGATGAGGTTAAGCATGTAGCGAATTTAGCACGATTGGCCATTACAGAGGAAGAAGCTGTGAAATTCCAGAAGCAACTAGATCAAATGATATCATTTGCTGAGCAATTGAATGAATTAGATACAGAGAATGTTGCACCAACATCTCATGTACTAGACATGAAGAATGTAATGAGAGAAGATGTCTCGAAAAAAGGACTGCCAGTGGAGGAAGTTTTGAAAAACGCTCCAGACAGCACAGAAGATGGTCACATTCGCGTACCATCAATCTTAGAATAAGGAGGGAAATAAATGTCTCTGTTTGAACAAAGCATTTCTGAGCTTCATAAACAATTACATAACAAAGAAATCACTGTTACGGACCTTGTTCATGAATCCTATACACGCATCAATGA
The Peribacillus sp. FSL H8-0477 genome window above contains:
- the pcrA gene encoding DNA helicase PcrA, encoding MQYLAEKLLRGLNDQQQAAVKATDGPLLIMAGAGSGKTRVLTHRIAFLMVEKEVAPWNILAITFTNKAAREMRERVRAILGGASDDIWISTFHSMCVRILRRDIDRIGYNRNFSILDTSDQQSVIKQILKDKNLDTKKYDYRALLGTISSAKNELVTPEEYAKTASDFFTKVAADVYTEYQKRLRKNQALDFDDLIMKTIQLFQRVPEVLEFYQRKFQYIHVDEYQDTNRAQYMLVKLMASRFRNLCVVGDSDQSIYRWRGADIANILSFEKDYPNATMIFLEQNYRSTKRILDAANNVIGKNQNRKPKNLWTENMEGSKLSYFRADSEQGEAQFVAGKINELVRDGEHKYADIAILYRTNAQSRVMEEVLLKSNIQYSIVGGIKFYDRKEIKDILAYLRLIANPDDDISLRRVINVPKRGIGSTSLDKVADYAAMSDLSMYQALQDIEMIGLSGKAAKEARGFRDLIHNYTNMLEYLSVTELVEEVIEKTGYRDMLKIEKTIESQTRLENIDEFLSVTKSFEAQNDDKTLVGFLTDLALVADIDQLDDTEEAQDSVTLMTLHSAKGLEYPVVFLLGLEEGVFPHSRSLMDDDEMEEERRLAYVGITRAEKELFISNAQMRTLYGRTNMNPVSRFIKEIPEELLEDLQPPKPKKVEKSFGTGLSTRPIQSGGSRRTPSFGKAVTAPSSTGGDEIGWKVGDKAAHKKWGTGTVVSVKGEGEGKELDIAFPSPTGIKRLLAKFAPIDKA
- the ligA gene encoding NAD-dependent DNA ligase LigA; translated protein: MDLKEAEKLVADLQNLLNQYSYEYYVQDKPSVPDAEYDRLLRELIEYEEAFPELKTPDSPTQRVGGTILDMFEKVEHRSPMLSLGNAFNEDDLRDFDRKVRQAVGDKYSYVCELKIDGLAVTLQYEAGYFTRGATRGDGSVGEDITENLRTIKSIPLKLKEPVSIEVRGEAFMPKRSFEALNKAKDDQGEEPFANPRNAAAGSLRQLDSKLAAKRNLDVFLYAIADLGETGVESHSEGLDLLDRLGFKTNQERKKCSTIEEVLTYIEGWVERRPNLAYDIDGIVIKVDSLQQQEEMGRTAKSPRWSIAYKFPAEEVITTLRSIELNVGRTGVITPTAILDPVRVAGSTVQRATLHNEDLIREKDIKIGDQVVIKKAGDIIPEVVNVLADRRTGEEIDFAMPTECPECNSELVRLEGEVALRCLNPQCPAQIREGLIHFVSRNAMNIDGLGEKVISQLFSEHLIHDVADLYKVTYEQLIGMERMGEKSATNLLKAIESSKSNSLERLLFGLGIRHVGSKAAKTLAQYFETMEVLSQAQLEDLTAINEIGEKMANAVVAYFENEEVQLLLSELKKAGVNFSYTGPKLAAIETIDSVFAGKTVVLTGKLHQMGREEAKEKLEALGAKVAGSVSKKTDLLIAGEDAGSKLTKAESLGIDVWDEDRLITELKS
- a CDS encoding CamS family sex pheromone protein, encoding MKKSFFVGLGVALLLAGCAPQFDDGEEEIVQDKAEKTEKAIIPKYQISDDYYKMLLPFEASQARGLVVSNLNTRYDIEEFETGLMRISQKDFNQDKYYFKEGQVLDSSTISKWLERKYTNEQLTEKKLKSSDNLGLNPIDTEKGDIKTRNEKNPIYLAHILEHDYLIKNKDNQVSLGGVVIGLALNSVHYYQKEEYGATYDTSISDQKIESEGKKIAAEVLKRLRKTDELKDVPITIALFKQVEKSSVIPGSFMSFTHVSKDGNSIGKWENVDEKYYVLPSTDAEKEHRDDVTMFKKFKQDVEEYFPNFNGVVGRAFYVDDQLQDLNIEIPIQFYGNSEAIGFTQYLTGLVMEHFPDYVSVQVSVTSVNGPEALVVKKAGEDEPFVHIYK
- a CDS encoding SIS domain-containing protein; protein product: MISQYFQSITSLLAVCEHDEKDNLSKAAEKIAESIQQHGIIHLFGCGHSHMFGEELFYRAGGLAPISPILEEDFMLHKGAVRSSELERTHGIAEQFMETHTILPEDVMIVVSTSGRNPVPIEVAQMAKKKGAYVIVITSPSYAKTQSSRHPSGLFLYQTADLSIDNHIETGDALMKIEALNIQFGSGSTIIGMALLNGIMVKAIEIMVNNHFTPPIFKSGNVDGAEEHNRKLIDQYKDRIPMLEA